The nucleotide sequence CACTCCATCCCCAACTCTATGCCTTTCCACTAGCTAAccatcatgcctggaatactccaTCTATCCACCCTGGCCTCTTGGCTCCCTTCAAGatttagttcaaatcccacattctgcaggaagcctttccagttcCATCCATTTCCCTGTCTCACTCCCTACCCTACtgacagtgccttccctcttagaTTAGTTCCTATGTACCTTGTATGTACCTTATGTCTACAGTcatttgaatgttgtctctcctgCTTAGAATATGAGCTGCTTAAGAGCAGggacaatgtttttttttgtatttttttctttgtatcctcagaactcaTCACAGTGCTTACTACataagtaaatgcttgttgataatgATGATTATAATCTGCACTGATGAGAGATTTAGAGTAGTATGAGGTGGAGAGGAGTGTCTATGTTTTGCCTCATAAGGATGGACTAGAAATGGTCAAAAGAGTAAAAAGGGAGTATTATTGAAAAGAATCTATCAGTTCAGTGGGGTTTGCTTTTTTATGGTACGACCTGGAATGAATCATCTTTTTTCTCAACCTTGAATATTGTTCTACCAAGGACTATAACCAGGCTATAGACAGAGATTAGGGAACTAAGAAGTGCCATCAGTGTGCCATTTCTAAAGGAAAATCATTCTAAAGCTGATTTGTatcaaaattattaatataaACACACAGAGGGAGTTCTAGTGAGAAAATTCCCCCTACCAATTCCATAATCAAACCTGTCCTACCCTTTAAGAACCTAAGGTCTATACTAAGGCATCAGAAAAGGACATCAGTGGAGGTATCTCCAGGATATACCTACCCTACAGTTTGTAGTCCTATAGAATTGCCTAAGGCACTGAGAGATtggcttgcccagattcacacagctagtatggttaatagctagtatgtgtcgaaatgagaacttgaactcaggtcatccgaCATCAAGgcaagctctctatccactacaacaggCTGatggaaataagtttttaaaaaatgaagatgaggggcaactaggtgacatgATGAATAGAGCactaactctggagtcaggaggatgtgagttcaaattcagcttcagacacttgacacttagtagctgtatgaccttgggcaaatcacttaaccccaattaccttgtcttcctccctccaaaaaaaagaaagatgaagatggAACAGAAACATGACACTTCTTAGTCCTTATCTCTGTTCTCAGCCATGATAGTCTCTTATTGAATAATATCCTCAATGGAGCTTTTTTTAAATGGATCTTTCAAAGTGTCCAGTTTCACTCACCCACAATTGTCCGACCATCACCTCCTAGTTTAACCCGAAGAGGATTTCCATGAGAGTCCTGGAGGTACCTTCCTTCTGAATTTAGTACCAGACCCCGGTCAAGATCCACAATCTGTTAGCCAacaaagtgaaaggaaagaaagtgttGGTCCTGCTCCAATTTTTATTCATTGGTCCAAGAGATACTATGTAGGAGGCTCTCATGAAAGGAAGATCAAATGTAAACAAGCAAAAATCTTCCTGTCTCTAGtgtttatgattttaaaaaatttagggGAAACATATTCATCTtttgtattttgcatttttaactTTAAAGTTAAGGGAAAGATATTCCTGTCATAGTTTGCATTTTAGTCGCATATCTGCATACTTGTGTACATTTCTGAAAATACTTGTAATAaagactaaaaataatttttacccaTATATTTACCCCATATATTTACATTTCCTGTGCTACTAGAGCATTTTATAGCCTAATATTTTGAATACAAGGAACAAAAAGTACCTTCATGACAATGTTAATAATTTATTTGTCACTAAGCTTAATTCTccttttgcaaaacattttcataattatTTAGTATTCAGGATTCCTTAATACTTCAGATATCTCTAAGTCTGTCAGTACAGGTGCTCAGTCCACTGATATATGTCAGCCAGTCTCTTTTATACcttaattttaaatgattttcaagAATTTCTATAGCTAattcctcccctcccatcaccttgTGGGTAAACTGGCAACTGGTATTTCCAAACTAAGCTAAGTTGGTTCTCAAATAATAGATATTTGGTCCCACACTGGTCCATAATCAGTCTTTTTGAGCACTGTAGGACCTGACAAAGTAACCTCTAAGAACCAAGAGTCCATGCAGGGAAAAAGGATGTTAGTGGAGGGGTGCCAAGAACAGATTATGAAATAGTCATTATACCAATAATCACATTTCTTTTATAGATCTAAAAGTCAGGGAAATGAGAATTTCATTCTTTGATATGCTTATGAAAATAAGGTTTCTTTGTTAAGCTAGGATATGCATTCTTCCTCTTTGCCATCAATATTAAAGGCAGCCAGTTTTGACTGAGTGAATACCCTGAATTCCAGTGCTTTAAAAAGTGTTGTTAATAGTAAAATAACACTAGTCATAACAAAAGGAACATAAGCAATGGGTCACTTAACACCCTGCAATATTACATGTGCACAGATTCCCACATTCTAACACTCTAGACAGGAGCAAATCACTCACTCTTTGGACAAACAAGACTGACATTCTCTTCAATAAGCAGAATTATGCAAGCATAATTCTTATCAATTCTTATCAAAAGccttatcaattaatcaataaacaagtaATGATTGAGAATCTACAATAGTTATAAAGGTATTATATTTGTTGCTGTATTGATAGTTAAATTAAGAGTAACTCGTATTAATTGTTTTGGAATACACCTTATTTCCAAataaaaaattgtgtgtgtgaatctgtgtgtgtatgtgcacactcACATGCAATATTTTATTTCAGGGCATATTCAATCTATTCAGTTTCTATGAGTTTTGAAGAGTTCTTAGCTTAGCAATTACAAGATGTACTTTCATATTGCCTGTATCTAAAAACACTTCTAAAGATCCCTATTTTTTTAAGCTGGGCATTTTGTTGTTATCATGTATGCTTCCTAATTCCTGATCCTTTGAGCCTTTGAGAGATAATAAAGCTCCTGACCCTGACATTCAATGCCTTCAATAATCTTGCTTCTCTTACTGCTCTCCTTCACATACCTTACCTTCCGGCCAAACTAGTCTCTTCTCCATCAGCTTTTCTCATTATTTCCACTCCTATCCCCATACCTTTGATAATTCTTTGGACATAGAATCCTCCCCCTTGGAAAGAATGAATCCTTCcccttcatctttcaagaagtcttCCATCACTGCAGCTAAAAGTGAATTCTCCTCAGCGGAAGAGAATTTCTCATCGAGCCTTGTTTGGCTCTCCTTTGATATTGTCATATTCTATCCTGTATCATACTAATTTGTAAACTAGTCATATACCACCActatctccattagaatgtaagctactcaAAGAAAGAGGCTctataatatttttcatctttgtattgcAGACAGCATGCACAAAGTTAGGGAATAAAGATTAGAgctgtgatatcattggtataAGAAATTCCTAGAGGAAAAGCTTCCTTCTACCAAAACAAGTCAGCAACTTCTCTACAActgatggtcttagagagttagtTAGAGCATCAAAAAGTTATATGATAGATATATGGGTCATACAattaggtgagacttgaacccaaagcCTTTTTGGCTTtgaagccagctttctatccaacACACTATATTGCCTCTCCTATTGCATCTATaactgaaagttttttttaataaggttttcttttttgaaaattgtagCTTATCATAGtcctaaaccagggaaagcaaTCCTGGTTTAAACATTGAACAATCAATAATACACATCATTGGTTTTAGTTACAGAGTCATTATTAGGAAAGCCATAAGGAGATTTGATGAAAAGTGCTCATTGGTCTTAGCTATAGCTAAGAACAAGGGAGATCATTGTATCTATTTTTCCACAGAActgccatttcttttccttcaataGCATCAAAACATCTTGTATTTGTAAAGAAGTTTACCCTACCCACTTTGTTCCTTGAGGGCCATTGATAATTCTCTGTCCACTTAGTTGTCCATTACTACCAGGAAGTACTTTCCCATCTACATTTGGTCTGCCATTATTACCTATGCAGTACAAGAGAATaacagaactgaataaaatcaATAGGTCAAGAAAGTTTGTTTTATACCAAAGTTTTAAAGAAATACTTCACAACATACAGAAGGACAACCAGGGTTTGAAACCACTAGCTGAGGTATCTGGTTACAAATGGTCTTAAGCTATGACTTATACATTTTCATCCAAAGCTTGTTGAAGCTTTAACATGTTTGAGAGTATTAAGAGCACAATAATGGCTTGGTTATTCTGCATCACTGTAGAAGCAGGTATTCCACATAAATGAATTTTCCACATAACTAAGTTCTCATACCATAaccatttttaaataaatctttttCATCAACATaatgcatatttcttttttttactacAATAGAGTTTAATAAACATGCATATTTTAACCGTTTAATGATAAGGCTATCATTGTGaattattgtattatgttataatAGTCAAGTCTTATATAGTAAATACAGTATAGTATATAGAAATTACAGGGAAGACATAGGAGGCAGTATAATTGTAAATGGCTCCCAAATCACTTAGTTTTGAAAGAAAgctattctgtctctcccttttcctgtGGCTTCTCCTAGATGATACTTGGCATATActactttaaaatgtttgttgaaatgcaCTGGATTGACTTGACAATTGCAACTTCTAATCAGTTGCCTAATTTTACATTGAATGAAGACCTAAGCATTTCCCCCTTTCCTACTGAGTAAAGTACGTGGGTTTCTTAACAAGTACATGCAGTTTAAAGgattttttcctcccatttaaTTCGTACTTCTCACTCTTTTCTAGATGTTTGAGGATGTCATAAATTCACTGGTTTTATTAATGTATGCAGTATTATATTAATGTATGCAGTTACATTTTATTCAGATGATTAAAAAGCTAGTAAAGATGATGTCTTCCATCCATTTATTCAATGACCATGTACTGAATGTCTTCTATATTCAGTTCACTCGCTATGCTAGGTGCTACCTAAATAAACCCATGCAAGCTTAAGGCAGAACCCAAACACCTATTTCATATTGAGATGATATAGATACCAGCCCACAGAAGACCAGATTCTATCCTCAGTTACAGAAATGTAAGGCTCTATTGTTTCCTGAACGCATTTGTCTGTAGTGCATCTTTGTTATTATACCAGACTTTACTATATTTTGTGAATGTACCATAATAGCTGAAATACTTAATCCAATTACATCCAAAGTATCTGAACTTTTCCTAGCTCATGTTCAGATGTGTGTTTGCATAAAGTGTTGTAGTTCAAGTATATCTAAGTACTTTCAATAAGCTGACCTTTTAAAAGAGTAAAAATCTTTTGTCAGACTCAAGGGCTAGAATTTGATGACATGGTTGGACACAACCTACAGGACTGAGAATATGGTTCTGCCCATGCAAGAGCTAGAATACACGTCACTTATGAAAGCATCTTATGAAAAGCAAAGTTGGCCaaacatttgaaagaacaaattaCCTGGTCTGTAAGGAGGTCTCAGAGGGTATCTTGAAGGTGAGTTGCGTAATCTTGAGTTTAGCATTCGTTGACGTAGTGAAAGCATGGGTGTGGTAGAAGAATAAGTAAGCGGGGCTTGGGTGGTAGTATGCAAGGTTGTACTGCTGATGGGGCTCTGGGCATCACGGGACCGTGGGAGAAATTTAGAAGGGGCATTAGGGATTTGTGAGGTTCTTGGAGTATTGCCTAATGGTGGAGGGATAGGACGTTTTAAAGGAGTAGAGTTCTCTTCTTCATTAGATCTTACTCTGTGAGGAAAAAGAGAACTTACAGACTTCTCTTTATCCTTACCAACATTTCTATTTACGTATTTACCACCAGAAGAAGGAGGCCACTTTGAAACTGAAGAAATAGAatcttcctctttgtctcttctcGTATATTCtctgtcatcatcatcttcttcatcatcatttgAGACTGACTGATGAGACTTCAGGGAAGATGACAGAGGACTCTTGGAAGGAGGCTCTATTTTTGATGGTGTGGATTGGTACAGACTATCCTTTTTCTCCACCTGGGATACTGTTCTGCTAGGAGCTCGAGCACGGGAATGAACAAAAGGTAATGTGGGTTTTGCATAGGTTTCTCTGGAGCTACTGGACCTGCCACCTGGCAAAGATGAACCCAGGCCTCTGGAAGAAGGTGAAGAGGTGTGTCTGCTTTGGGACTTTTCATCAGCATTTCCAGACTGAGCACCTATTTGCTCCTGTTTAGAAAGGGATGAGGTAGGAGATAATCTGTCTTTGTGATGGGTAGAATGTGTATTTAccctgatgtcttggtcctcCAGTTCTGTGCTGTAATTCTGGCTATCATCGTATCTACTTTCTGATTCCTGACGGCTGTGTTGGGAGGCTTGAGGTGAGAGCTGTCCTCTAGAGTTGGCAGAAAGGGTAGACTGACCAGCTCTTGTTTTAAAGGAAGGGCGAGAGTTAGAATGGACATCTTGCGATGAGGAATAAGAATTTTCTGGTACAGAATGCAATTGTTTTGATTTGGACAatggattttccatttccttaccCTGATGGTCATGAAGTTGATGTTTAGAAGTAGAAAGATGTGAAGATGGATGCCTTTCTGAAGAAACTGCTGCAGACCTGGAGTCCTGGACATTTATTACCTTTGTGGGTACACTGGACCCTGATTGGTGCTGAGATCTTGTAGAGGGCCTTACTCTGGCAGGAACTGTATTTCGATGAGCATCTTGTGTGTGTAGTTTACTGGGAAAGGATTGTGAATTTCCCTGAGAGTGTGCATCAGATAGGGACGATTGAGAAGTCAGTGGAGACTTCGAATTTTCTGTGAGGGGCACTTTTCGATGAGCACTCGATACTCTCTGGGGGATTCTTCTCATGTGATCTGAACTTGATGAAGAAGGCTGCCTTGAAGAAGAAGGTAGATAATCATTTACAATAGTAGAGGGAAGTGgtctttcttcatcattttcttccctttcctcctcatctctctcagTATTTGAACCAACCCTAGTATCAGAAATATGATGAGAATGAACGCTAGAGGATGTTGTGGATTGAGGGGAGTTAGAAGGCTGTGACCGGGGACCCTGGCTACTACTAACCCTGTTAGGATACCTACTGCTGGAAGAAAATGGCCTACGTCTGGGAAAATTTAAGTTCCCAGAGATAGGCTGACCTGCTGCCAACCTGGAGCGAAAGGTAGGAGAAGTAGAATCTGTCCGTCTCTTATCTTCTGCATCATAGTCTTCATTGTCCTCATCATCTGAGCCATTTATTTCATCTGCTGTCTGCTTCACTGAGGGAAGGTGTGAGTGGGTGGCCCTATGACGGGCTGGAGAAGAAACCGTGGACTGTGAGGGCATGGCAGAGTTGATGGCTCTTGCCTCCTGATCATTTTTTAGCACACGAGGATGAGATCCAAACCTGGTTGGCAGTGCCCTTGGAGTTCCCCCATGGGAAGAAGTTCTTGTCGCTGGGATTAGAAAACTTGACTTTTCCTCCCAGTTCTCTGATGGAGCATTTGTATGAGCAGGCAAATGTGATTTTCCTTCACCATGCATAGGACTCTTCTCCTGGTGTGTAACAGACTGTCGATTTGACGGTACAGCCAACCGAGAACGCTCTGTAGTTTTAGAAACTGGCTTCCCAGATGAAGGATATTTTGAGTGCGGAGGGTCTTTAACACGTCTTTCTTTcttgtcctcctcctcatcatcgaCCGGGTCATTACTAGTGTTTTCATGAGATGGGTTAACAGAAGTGACTCTGGAAGAAGGATAATGAGAGTTAGGCATTCTCAAATGCCTAGTTTCATCATCACGGAAAGATGAGGATGATGGAGATGTGGAAGCCGACTGTGAATCctgagaggaagatgaagaatcATGTGAATCTATGTTTGTCTTCTGGGGTAACGTGGGACTTCGAGCTCTCACTGGGGTCCTTCCAGGCCCCAAGACAGAATGAAAGGATCTATTTGGTAATGGTGGCCTAAAATTTCTCTTAGTATCTTGGATTTTAGACTGCGATGTTGGTGACTCTGCATGGGAATCTAAGTCATCATCAGTGACTTCTGTTGACTGAAGATCAGAACctaattctgttctctttttagGGGGCAGCTGGGATTTACTGAGGACCTCACTATTAGTCAAAAGTTTATTCTTTAAATCAAGAGGTGGAGTTTTTGCATCTCTCCCCTTGGGAGAAAGAGATGAATGAATGTGTTTAGAGGGAGGGACTCTTTGTGAAGGCTCAGGCTTTTTAGGATCCAATTTGTCTTCCATATTCATTCTCTGATGAGCATTTGGATTACTGGTAACAGCTGCAATAGAGTTGTAAAGAAAATTAACCACAGCTATAAGGCAGTAAATGATCATTTATGACAGCATGGAGGAAAGGATATAATCAATCACTAAAAAACATACCAAGTAATatattagaataaaaaataactttttcccCTGGTCACAATAACCAAAAGGAAGATGTACTTCCCTTTTTGCAAAAGATGTGatcctgaagggaaaaaaagagtaaataactTGAATTTCTATAAAACAGATCAAGTTTTAAACATCTTAAAAGAattatattcctttatatttaataggaatattCAAAGGAATCATGAGATGACAAAATTACACAGATCCTCCCCATATTTGCATACAAATAAGCTAGAATAGGTCTTAAAATATGCTGAGATAAGAATAATTTTGATGCTAAATTATTGTTACCTAAAATCGCATGAAGTGGAATACATGACCCGCATGGTATACTTTCAAGATCACCAAAAGGCTTTCACATTTCCTGTTCTCCAAAAcatgttctcttccctctcctctctgacaCCTGAACATTCTTTCAAAAGGGACAAAACTTTGTTTCACAATTGGAAAGAAGGCTTAGAATGCAGCAAGGCCTTGGAAGGTCTAAGGTGTATAAGGCTAATATCAAAGCCTTTCTTAAGAGTAAGCTTTAACAGATGGTAGACACTGGTGCCCCAACAGTAAGTTGGTGCTGTGGATaaagagtgtagagagagaaggctGGGA is from Trichosurus vulpecula isolate mTriVul1 chromosome 7, mTriVul1.pri, whole genome shotgun sequence and encodes:
- the FNDC1 gene encoding fibronectin type III domain-containing protein 1, translating into MATIGAISSDISFPKTSFGSLSTVARFISLKVTGSGAGTVDHPLKPRNVRLQSTKRGLKVTWEPPKEATTRPVEYYNIAYGKSLKNLSYIKVNGDTHSFLIEDVEPGVVYFVLVTSENYNGVSRPVYRAESPLGGEWIKIDGFAIKGPEPLNETVTEKEVPNKPLRVRVRSSDDKLSVHWKAPRASGVKSPRRSRGFLLGYGESGRKMNYVPLTRDERAHEIKKLASESVYVVSLQSMNSQGQSQPVYRAALTKRKTEEEDELEEPEDINVRVMSSQSVLVAWVDPVLEKQKRTVASRQYTVRYREKGESARWDFKQVSGRRTLIENLIPDTMYEFAVRISQGERDGKWSTSVFQRTPESAPTAAPENLDVRPVKGKQTAVTASWDTLPETEGRVKEYILSYAPALKPFGAKSLTYPGETTSAIVDGLQPGERYLFKIRAANRRGQGPQSKAFIVAMPTTVTSNPNAHQRMNMEDKLDPKKPEPSQRVPPSKHIHSSLSPKGRDAKTPPLDLKNKLLTNSEVLSKSQLPPKKRTELGSDLQSTEVTDDDLDSHAESPTSQSKIQDTKRNFRPPLPNRSFHSVLGPGRTPVRARSPTLPQKTNIDSHDSSSSSQDSQSASTSPSSSSFRDDETRHLRMPNSHYPSSRVTSVNPSHENTSNDPVDDEEEDKKERRVKDPPHSKYPSSGKPVSKTTERSRLAVPSNRQSVTHQEKSPMHGEGKSHLPAHTNAPSENWEEKSSFLIPATRTSSHGGTPRALPTRFGSHPRVLKNDQEARAINSAMPSQSTVSSPARHRATHSHLPSVKQTADEINGSDDEDNEDYDAEDKRRTDSTSPTFRSRLAAGQPISGNLNFPRRRPFSSSSRYPNRVSSSQGPRSQPSNSPQSTTSSSVHSHHISDTRVGSNTERDEEEREENDEERPLPSTIVNDYLPSSSRQPSSSSSDHMRRIPQRVSSAHRKVPLTENSKSPLTSQSSLSDAHSQGNSQSFPSKLHTQDAHRNTVPARVRPSTRSQHQSGSSVPTKVINVQDSRSAAVSSERHPSSHLSTSKHQLHDHQGKEMENPLSKSKQLHSVPENSYSSSQDVHSNSRPSFKTRAGQSTLSANSRGQLSPQASQHSRQESESRYDDSQNYSTELEDQDIRVNTHSTHHKDRLSPTSSLSKQEQIGAQSGNADEKSQSRHTSSPSSRGLGSSLPGGRSSSSRETYAKPTLPFVHSRARAPSRTVSQVEKKDSLYQSTPSKIEPPSKSPLSSSLKSHQSVSNDDEEDDDDREYTRRDKEEDSISSVSKWPPSSGGKYVNRNVGKDKEKSVSSLFPHRVRSNEEENSTPLKRPIPPPLGNTPRTSQIPNAPSKFLPRSRDAQSPISSTTLHTTTQAPLTYSSTTPMLSLRQRMLNSRLRNSPSRYPLRPPYRPGNNGRPNVDGKVLPGSNGQLSGQRIINGPQGTKWIVDLDRGLVLNSEGRYLQDSHGNPLRVKLGGDGRTIVDMGGTPVVSPDGLPLFGQGRHGKPLASAQDRPVLSLGGKPLMGLEVIKTTKTPTTTSTTRPTTTKATTTTTTTTTTTTTTTTTPATTTTTTPEPTTPEPTIPVPTCPPGTLEQHDDYGNLLIGADGMPECYPEEDDFSGLETDTAIPTEEAYVVYDEDYEFETTLPPTTTKSSTTTIAVPKVISPEGSISSFPEEEFDLAGKKRFVAPYVTYLNKDPLAPCSLTEALDHFQVESLDEIIPSDLTKNDLPPQHAPRNITVVAVEGCHSFVIVDWDKSTQGDVVTGYLVYSASYEDFIRNKWSTQSSGVTHLPIENLKPNTRYYFKVQAKNPYGYGPMSPSVSFVTESDNPLLVVRPPGGEPIWIPFAFKRDPSYTDCHGRQYVKRTWYRKFVGVVLCNSLRYKIYLSDNLKDTFYSIGDSWGRGEDHCQFVDSHLDGRTGPQSYVEALPTVQGYYRQYRQEPVGFGRIGFGTPYYYVGWYECGVSIPGKW